The Chryseobacterium aureum genome contains a region encoding:
- a CDS encoding M1 family metallopeptidase, protein MRKAILSIAILGILFSANASAQTDTSGREKVYRATPTKVTELKHTKLKVNFDYQKEQMNGEEWLTASPYFYAANELTLDAKGMLIHEVALDNNGKKTPLKYDYKNDVLKISLDKTYQKNQDYTVYIKYTSRPNEVKQQGSMAINDAKGLYFINAQGTDSDKPTQIWTQGETESSSAWFPTIDKPNQKTTQEIYMTVPDQYVTLSNGLLKESKKESNGLRTDHWVMDKRHSTYLFFMGVGEYAVVKDKWKNIPVDYYIEKEYEPYAKQIYGNTPEMIDFFSKKLNYDYPWAKYAQISGRDYVSGAMENTTATLHGSDILQKPGQLIDENTWEDTIAHELFHHWFGDLVTAESWSNLTVNESFANYSEYLWNEYKYGKDQADYHLMTDVNQYIHNPSDFNKNLVRFNYESREDVFDLVTYQKGGGILNMLRNYLGDDAFFGGMNDYLKTNEYQNAEAHQLRLSFEKVSGKDLNWFFNQWYFGSGNPKINSSSTFEPVKKQVTVTINQTQEKPFEFPLAIDVYDNGKPKRYNVWVNAEAKNTFSFDVSKAPDLVNINADGVLLAEITETKTPEQNLMQFTNSKEFKSRYLALAGIKDQVGKSPAAIKLLAAALKDPFFRVRIKALELIDLTNPEQMKALGAEVEKLAASDPKTLTQAAAVTALGKTKDKKYLPLFEKGAGAVSNAVKGSSMGAILSIDPSKANSLADKIDMKGASDELQAQLLPIIVKNKVVSQMENIAPLAAFYPFIKFQNPELGKAAEDGFNWIMTSDNLKATESITKIAGYAKNQMADNPQAKMMMVQILKDGLSKKMELLKQNPQNAASINKQIDVLNKAIENYK, encoded by the coding sequence ATGAGAAAGGCTATTTTGTCAATTGCTATACTCGGGATTTTATTTTCCGCAAACGCATCGGCACAGACTGACACTTCAGGAAGGGAAAAAGTATACAGAGCTACACCAACCAAAGTAACAGAACTTAAACACACCAAGCTGAAAGTAAATTTCGATTATCAGAAAGAGCAGATGAATGGGGAAGAATGGCTTACTGCCTCACCTTATTTTTATGCTGCGAATGAACTTACTCTTGATGCAAAAGGAATGCTGATTCATGAAGTAGCACTTGATAATAACGGTAAAAAAACACCTCTAAAATACGATTACAAAAATGATGTTCTGAAAATCAGTCTGGATAAAACCTACCAGAAAAATCAGGATTATACAGTTTATATCAAATATACATCCCGACCGAATGAGGTAAAACAGCAGGGAAGTATGGCAATCAATGATGCAAAAGGACTGTATTTCATCAATGCCCAGGGAACAGATTCGGATAAGCCTACACAAATCTGGACACAGGGCGAAACAGAATCCTCCTCCGCATGGTTTCCCACTATTGATAAACCCAACCAAAAGACTACCCAGGAAATCTATATGACGGTTCCTGATCAGTATGTAACCCTTTCCAACGGTCTCCTGAAAGAATCCAAAAAAGAATCTAATGGACTTAGAACCGATCACTGGGTAATGGATAAAAGACATTCTACCTATCTTTTCTTTATGGGAGTGGGAGAATATGCTGTTGTAAAAGATAAATGGAAAAATATTCCGGTTGATTATTACATAGAAAAAGAATACGAACCTTATGCTAAGCAGATCTACGGAAATACTCCGGAAATGATCGATTTTTTCTCCAAAAAGCTGAATTATGATTATCCATGGGCAAAATATGCCCAGATTTCAGGAAGAGATTATGTAAGCGGAGCCATGGAAAATACCACTGCCACTCTTCACGGAAGTGATATCCTTCAAAAGCCGGGACAGCTTATCGATGAGAATACATGGGAAGATACCATCGCGCACGAACTCTTTCACCATTGGTTTGGTGATCTTGTTACAGCGGAAAGCTGGAGTAACCTTACTGTTAATGAATCTTTTGCCAATTACTCAGAATACCTTTGGAATGAATATAAATACGGAAAAGACCAGGCAGATTATCATCTGATGACAGATGTGAATCAGTACATCCATAATCCGTCAGACTTTAATAAGAATCTTGTAAGGTTCAATTATGAATCCCGCGAAGACGTTTTTGACCTGGTAACGTATCAGAAAGGAGGGGGGATTTTGAATATGCTGAGAAACTATCTGGGTGATGATGCTTTCTTTGGTGGAATGAATGATTATCTGAAAACCAATGAATATCAGAATGCAGAAGCACATCAATTAAGACTCTCTTTTGAGAAAGTGTCCGGAAAAGACCTAAACTGGTTCTTTAATCAATGGTATTTTGGAAGCGGAAATCCAAAAATAAATTCCTCATCTACCTTTGAACCTGTAAAAAAACAGGTAACAGTAACGATTAATCAGACTCAGGAAAAGCCATTTGAATTTCCTCTGGCTATAGATGTGTATGACAACGGAAAACCGAAAAGATATAATGTCTGGGTAAATGCCGAAGCTAAAAATACATTCAGTTTTGACGTGTCTAAGGCACCTGATCTGGTAAATATTAATGCAGATGGTGTTTTACTGGCAGAAATTACAGAGACCAAAACACCGGAGCAAAACCTGATGCAGTTTACCAATTCTAAAGAATTCAAAAGCAGGTATCTGGCGTTAGCCGGAATCAAAGATCAGGTTGGAAAAAGTCCTGCTGCCATAAAATTACTCGCTGCCGCTTTGAAAGATCCTTTCTTCAGAGTAAGAATCAAAGCGTTAGAATTAATCGACCTTACCAATCCTGAACAAATGAAGGCCTTGGGAGCTGAAGTTGAAAAACTGGCAGCCAGTGACCCGAAAACATTAACGCAGGCAGCTGCTGTTACTGCATTAGGAAAAACAAAAGACAAGAAATACCTTCCGCTGTTTGAAAAAGGAGCAGGAGCTGTTTCCAATGCCGTAAAAGGAAGCTCAATGGGAGCAATTCTATCTATTGATCCGTCTAAAGCCAATAGTCTCGCTGATAAAATTGATATGAAAGGAGCTTCAGATGAGCTGCAGGCGCAGTTGCTTCCGATTATTGTGAAAAATAAAGTCGTATCTCAGATGGAAAACATAGCTCCTCTTGCTGCTTTCTATCCGTTTATTAAATTCCAGAATCCGGAATTAGGAAAAGCGGCGGAAGACGGTTTCAACTGGATTATGACTTCCGATAACCTGAAAGCAACGGAAAGCATTACAAAAATAGCAGGATATGCCAAAAACCAGATGGCAGATAATCCACAGGCTAAAATGATGATGGTTCAGATACTGAAAGATGGCTTAAGCAAAAAGATGGAACTGCTGAAACAGAATCCACAAAATGCAGCCAGTATCAATAAGCAGATTGATGTTCTCAATAAAGCCATTGAAAACTATAAATAA
- a CDS encoding thymidylate synthase, with translation MQNYLDLLQHILDNGTDKTDRTGTGTRSVFGYQLRYDLSKGFPLVTTKKVHLKSIIYELLWFLKGDTNIKYLKDNGVSIWDEWADENGDLGPVYGAQWRSWSGADGKVVDQITEVIGQIKKNPDSRRLIVSAWNVAEIPNMALAPCHALFQFYVADGKLSLQLYQRSADVFLGVPFNIASYALLLMMVAQVCDLEVGDYVHSFGDVHIYNNHFEQVHRQLGREPRPLPVMKLNPEVKDIFDFNFEDFTLENYDPHPGIKAPVAI, from the coding sequence ATGCAAAACTACCTGGACCTTTTACAGCATATTTTAGACAACGGAACTGATAAAACCGACAGAACAGGCACCGGAACAAGAAGCGTGTTCGGATATCAGCTGAGATATGACCTGTCTAAAGGATTTCCTTTGGTAACTACCAAAAAAGTGCATTTGAAATCCATTATCTATGAACTGCTTTGGTTCCTGAAAGGAGACACCAATATCAAATACCTTAAAGATAACGGAGTAAGTATCTGGGACGAATGGGCAGACGAAAACGGTGACCTGGGCCCCGTGTATGGAGCACAGTGGAGAAGCTGGAGTGGCGCAGACGGAAAAGTTGTAGACCAGATCACAGAAGTTATCGGCCAGATAAAAAAGAACCCGGATTCCAGAAGACTGATTGTATCAGCATGGAATGTGGCAGAAATTCCTAATATGGCCTTGGCACCTTGCCACGCTTTGTTTCAGTTTTATGTAGCAGACGGTAAACTTTCTTTGCAGCTCTACCAAAGAAGCGCAGATGTTTTCCTGGGAGTGCCGTTTAATATCGCAAGCTATGCTTTGCTTTTGATGATGGTAGCACAGGTTTGCGATCTGGAAGTAGGTGATTATGTTCACAGTTTCGGAGATGTTCATATTTACAATAATCACTTTGAGCAGGTACACAGACAGCTTGGAAGAGAACCCAGACCCCTTCCTGTCATGAAACTGAATCCTGAGGTTAAAGATATCTTCGATTTCAATTTTGAAGACTTTACATTAGAAAACTATGATCCGCATCCGGGGATTAAAGCACCTGTAGCCATTTAA
- a CDS encoding alpha-amylase family glycosyl hydrolase has product MKKLILLAVIGLGIVSCTTQKNTKKMTELPKDWKHTTNIYEVNVRQYTQEGTFKAFAKEMPRLKSMGVKTLWLMPITPIAQQNKKGSLGSPYAAADYTSINPEFGTLQDFKDMVNEAHRLGFKVIIDWVANHTGWDHVWTKTHPEFYLKDPDGKFHIASGMDDIIELDYKNQEMRHAMIDAMKFWVKETNIDGFRCDLASWVEVDFWEQARPEVEKVKPLFWLGEFDELESPEYGKVFDASYSWKWMHKTADYYKKNEPLQGLKDLLRQYSNIGDTSMRAWFTANHDENSWNGTEYEKYGVITKPMAVFSATWNGVPLLYSGQELPNMKRLEFFEKDVIKWTPTYQMAGFYKTLLDLKTSNPALRGGDPNVTTYLLNTTSNDKILAYVRKNGKDEVLVVLNMSKEPVTFSIEDEHVSGTFRNVFDKTKRDFSNGKDFSFKVSDYAVFEK; this is encoded by the coding sequence ATGAAAAAATTAATTTTATTAGCGGTAATTGGTCTGGGAATTGTTTCCTGTACCACTCAAAAAAATACAAAGAAGATGACAGAACTGCCAAAAGATTGGAAGCACACTACCAATATTTATGAAGTAAACGTAAGACAATATACTCAGGAAGGAACTTTCAAAGCATTCGCCAAAGAAATGCCCCGCCTGAAATCTATGGGGGTAAAAACACTTTGGCTGATGCCCATTACCCCAATTGCCCAGCAGAACAAAAAAGGAAGCCTGGGCAGCCCCTATGCAGCAGCAGATTATACTTCCATTAATCCGGAATTCGGAACTTTGCAGGATTTTAAAGATATGGTGAATGAAGCACACAGATTAGGATTCAAAGTCATCATAGACTGGGTGGCTAATCATACGGGCTGGGATCACGTATGGACGAAGACTCATCCCGAGTTTTATCTGAAGGATCCGGACGGTAAATTCCATATTGCTTCCGGAATGGATGATATCATAGAACTGGACTATAAAAACCAGGAAATGCGCCATGCTATGATTGATGCCATGAAATTCTGGGTGAAAGAAACCAATATTGACGGGTTCCGATGTGACCTGGCCTCATGGGTAGAAGTAGATTTCTGGGAACAGGCACGCCCCGAAGTAGAAAAAGTAAAACCTCTTTTCTGGCTGGGAGAATTTGATGAGCTGGAAAGTCCGGAGTACGGAAAAGTTTTTGATGCCAGCTATTCATGGAAATGGATGCATAAGACTGCCGATTATTACAAAAAAAATGAACCTCTTCAGGGCTTGAAAGACCTTCTGAGACAATATTCCAATATCGGAGACACTTCCATGAGAGCATGGTTTACAGCCAATCATGACGAAAATTCTTGGAACGGAACCGAATATGAAAAATACGGAGTGATTACCAAACCCATGGCTGTGTTTTCCGCTACATGGAACGGTGTTCCGCTGTTATATTCAGGACAGGAGCTGCCGAACATGAAAAGACTTGAGTTTTTTGAGAAAGATGTCATCAAGTGGACCCCTACGTATCAAATGGCCGGTTTCTATAAAACATTATTGGATTTAAAAACTTCCAACCCTGCTTTAAGAGGAGGCGATCCCAATGTAACTACCTACCTGCTCAATACCACATCAAACGACAAGATTCTTGCTTATGTGAGGAAAAACGGAAAAGACGAAGTACTGGTCGTTCTGAATATGTCCAAAGAACCCGTTACCTTTTCAATAGAAGATGAACACGTATCAGGAACCTTCAGAAATGTTTTTGATAAAACGAAAAGAGATTTCAGCAACGGAAAAGACTTCAGTTTCAAGGTTTCAGATTATGCCGTATTTGAAAAATAA
- a CDS encoding IS1096 element passenger TnpR family protein, which produces MVYKIRVILDAKEDIFRDVEVKGKQTLWNLHLGIKSAFSLQGDELSTFNLLEDDGTIVKSVPLEDMSDDGDGEIMSDVYIDEAFSNVGDKAQFQYGLLDLWEFFCELVEVIEETKGVNYPITVYRFGNVPLKAPSKNGSAGGSKKKSAMPLVDDEFGFDEDFVAGGNFSDEDDDNFDDEEEEDYNDDVFDDEDDNDDER; this is translated from the coding sequence ATGGTTTACAAAATCCGCGTAATATTAGATGCGAAAGAGGATATTTTCCGTGATGTCGAAGTTAAGGGAAAACAAACGTTATGGAACTTACATTTAGGAATTAAAAGTGCATTCAGTCTTCAGGGAGACGAGCTTTCTACTTTTAATCTGTTAGAAGATGACGGAACAATCGTAAAAAGTGTCCCATTGGAAGATATGAGTGATGATGGTGATGGTGAGATCATGTCAGATGTTTATATTGATGAAGCTTTTTCCAATGTAGGCGACAAAGCACAGTTCCAGTACGGACTTCTTGATCTTTGGGAATTCTTCTGTGAGCTGGTAGAAGTAATTGAAGAAACAAAAGGTGTTAATTATCCTATCACCGTATACAGATTTGGAAACGTTCCATTGAAAGCCCCTAGCAAAAACGGAAGTGCTGGAGGATCTAAAAAGAAATCAGCAATGCCTTTGGTAGATGATGAATTTGGATTTGATGAGGATTTCGTAGCAGGAGGAAACTTTTCGGATGAAGATGATGACAACTTCGATGATGAGGAAGAGGAAGACTACAATGACGATGTCTTTGATGATGAGGATGACAATGATGACGAAAGATAG
- a CDS encoding sensor histidine kinase, with amino-acid sequence MKFYRLTLVASCLLTLVMFLLVVVFDSLKDIYYETPLFKTGLFICIVLIFLINCVVLELLFNYYSRKQVKGLSGFLPQEIVQNHDENITIKELGERFSDLNQQQVSEIDMMKEMESYRKEYIGNVSHELKTPLFSIQGYVETLRDGGVDNLTIRDKYLERIDISVERLIAIVKDLDMINRLEAGEINLTVSKFDVNLLIKEIFDLLDLEAEKRNTTLLIQTLHPQIFVEADKQKISQVFINLISNAIHYANRQEAKVIVKTSVLKNKVLIEVIDNGMGIKSEILPRIFERFYRVETSRSRREGGSGLGLAIVKHILEAHNENITVESVYLEGTKFSFMLEKSK; translated from the coding sequence TTGAAATTTTACAGACTTACCCTCGTTGCCTCCTGTCTGCTGACACTGGTAATGTTCCTTTTAGTAGTTGTATTCGACTCACTGAAAGATATCTATTATGAGACCCCTTTGTTCAAAACGGGTCTTTTCATCTGTATTGTCCTGATCTTTCTGATCAACTGCGTAGTACTGGAACTCCTTTTCAATTATTATAGCAGAAAACAGGTAAAAGGGCTTTCCGGATTTCTTCCGCAGGAAATTGTCCAGAATCATGACGAAAATATCACCATTAAAGAATTAGGAGAAAGATTTTCAGATCTCAACCAGCAGCAGGTATCAGAAATTGATATGATGAAAGAGATGGAAAGCTACCGTAAAGAATACATCGGTAATGTTTCCCATGAGCTGAAAACCCCTTTGTTTTCTATTCAGGGATATGTAGAAACCCTTAGAGATGGCGGAGTAGACAACCTCACCATCAGAGATAAATACCTGGAAAGAATTGATATTTCAGTGGAAAGACTGATTGCTATTGTAAAAGATCTGGATATGATCAACAGGCTGGAAGCCGGGGAAATCAATCTTACCGTTTCAAAATTTGATGTCAACTTACTGATTAAAGAAATTTTCGACCTTCTTGATCTTGAAGCCGAAAAAAGAAATACAACATTACTCATTCAGACCCTTCATCCGCAAATCTTTGTGGAGGCTGATAAACAAAAAATTTCCCAGGTTTTCATTAATCTGATTTCCAATGCAATTCATTATGCTAACAGGCAGGAAGCAAAAGTCATCGTAAAAACCAGCGTCCTGAAAAATAAGGTGCTCATAGAGGTGATAGACAACGGAATGGGAATCAAATCTGAAATCCTTCCAAGAATTTTCGAAAGATTTTATCGTGTAGAAACCAGCAGAAGCAGGAGAGAAGGAGGCTCCGGGCTCGGATTGGCAATCGTAAAACACATTCTTGAAGCACATAATGAAAATATAACCGTAGAAAGTGTATACCTTGAAGGTACAAAATTCAGTTTTATGCTCGAAAAAAGTAAATAA
- a CDS encoding response regulator yields MSKKILLIDDELDILEILSYNLEKEGYDIYTATNGNEGIEKAKEIVPDLILLDVMMPEKDGIETCQELRKVKELQKTLIVFLSARSEEFSQLAGFQAGANDYIVKLIKPKILISKVNALLQLTSQVSDNAKLIEIGDLVIDKDNFRVSKSGQQFLLPKKEFDLLYLLASNTEKVFKREEILEKVWGNDVIVGERTIDVHIRRLREKLGINTIQTLKGIGYKLIV; encoded by the coding sequence ATGAGCAAAAAAATTCTTTTAATAGACGATGAACTGGACATTTTAGAGATTCTGTCCTACAATTTGGAAAAGGAAGGGTATGATATCTATACCGCTACCAATGGTAACGAAGGGATAGAAAAAGCAAAGGAAATTGTTCCGGATCTGATCTTATTAGATGTCATGATGCCTGAAAAGGATGGTATAGAAACCTGTCAGGAACTTCGTAAAGTGAAAGAACTTCAAAAAACACTTATTGTGTTCCTTTCTGCGAGAAGCGAAGAATTTTCTCAGTTAGCAGGTTTTCAGGCGGGTGCCAATGATTATATCGTAAAACTGATCAAACCGAAAATCCTGATCTCCAAAGTGAATGCATTACTACAGCTCACCTCTCAGGTGTCTGATAATGCAAAACTAATCGAAATAGGAGACCTTGTTATCGATAAAGATAACTTCAGAGTATCCAAAAGCGGACAGCAATTTCTTCTTCCCAAAAAAGAATTTGATTTGCTTTACCTTTTGGCTTCCAATACTGAAAAAGTTTTCAAAAGAGAAGAAATTCTGGAGAAAGTTTGGGGAAATGATGTGATTGTAGGAGAAAGAACCATCGACGTTCACATCAGGAGACTGAGAGAAAAGTTAGGAATCAATACCATTCAGACATTAAAAGGGATTGGATATAAACTGATCGTTTAA
- a CDS encoding TonB-dependent receptor domain-containing protein — MKKQLHKSIMLLALFSAGYAFAQSQVLEGRVLDEKDNTPIEGVKVKVNGQEVTTDISGYYSINLSPGANYIVTVSSNGYNRKEISEVIIKNEGNTHLDIVLDKPSTKEKEIEGVVIKSNARKETIASTIGLQKNAGVVSQVIGVEAIKRSPDRNTGEVLKRVSGVSLSEGKYIVVRGLSDRYNQAMLNGIQLSSTEPDRKTFSFDLFPANVIETLVINKTFIPEYTGEWGGALIQVNTKNIPNKNFFNVQVGVGGNTATMGQEFRMQKGGKWDFLGIDDGYRKLPTNMPAKNAFSILTEAQKTEIGKGFTKNLGYNSIGYPENISLQLDGGFNTKVFGKDLGVIAVLNYTNNKRRTESTNRFFTINDQLADTNFDYFTEKYSNDIILGGMLNLALKLNSNNKISLKNIITNNTVNHMSFRTGKDFEFDPINGTNIMAREIGFKETTFYNSTLTGNHKIDILGGLTVNWYGSFGILDQYIPLLQRLQYNQYTNMTGSPYLALISNGLSQKSGSVFYSTLSDYLYNAGGDISKTFTMFGQKQTIKGGYLFQVKDRIYNSRPFSVRLENFNQGLLSQPFETIFNPENFGGNGGFTFDEIAGNQYRYIANTILNAGYLQFDNNFTPWLRAVWGLRVENFDQLVGSTKKSDDRFVNTRVTDFLPAVNLTFKVNPKMNIRVAGSQTVVRPEFREVSPLAYYDFDLGATVIGNKSIERTKITSADVRWEYYPRNGEIISVAGFYKNFKKPIELYFNQSGVGTSNTFNYLNVDKADAYGVELEVRKKLDFVSALKNFTLGGNVALIKNKVTDEATKIDRPMQGQSPYTVNVSLQYDTEKSGWSSTVLFNMIGRRILYVGNDQVPPIWEAPRPLLDFQLAKKIWNNKGEIKLNVSDILNRRAKFYHDLNDNGKYDSKDALAIERLSGTNISVTLGYNF; from the coding sequence ATGAAAAAACAACTCCACAAGAGCATTATGCTACTTGCCTTGTTTTCTGCTGGCTATGCTTTTGCACAAAGTCAGGTTTTGGAAGGTAGGGTATTGGACGAGAAAGATAACACTCCTATAGAAGGGGTAAAAGTAAAAGTAAATGGACAGGAGGTAACGACTGACATTTCCGGATACTACTCTATCAACCTTTCCCCCGGCGCCAATTACATTGTAACGGTAAGTTCCAATGGATATAACAGAAAAGAGATCAGCGAGGTTATTATCAAAAACGAAGGTAACACGCACCTTGATATCGTTCTGGATAAGCCATCCACCAAAGAAAAAGAAATTGAGGGGGTTGTCATAAAATCTAACGCAAGAAAAGAAACCATAGCCTCTACGATCGGTTTACAGAAGAACGCCGGCGTAGTTTCTCAGGTTATTGGGGTAGAAGCTATTAAAAGAAGTCCGGACAGAAACACGGGTGAAGTTCTGAAAAGAGTTTCCGGGGTGAGTTTATCTGAAGGAAAATACATTGTGGTAAGAGGTTTATCAGACCGTTACAACCAGGCGATGCTGAACGGTATTCAGCTTTCCAGTACGGAGCCTGACAGAAAAACTTTCTCTTTCGATCTTTTCCCTGCCAACGTTATTGAAACCCTTGTTATCAATAAAACTTTCATTCCTGAATATACGGGAGAATGGGGAGGCGCATTGATTCAGGTAAATACTAAAAATATTCCTAACAAAAACTTCTTCAATGTACAGGTGGGTGTAGGAGGAAACACCGCTACCATGGGACAGGAATTCCGTATGCAGAAAGGAGGAAAATGGGATTTTTTAGGAATTGATGACGGTTACAGAAAGCTTCCTACCAATATGCCTGCAAAAAATGCGTTCAGTATTCTTACTGAAGCTCAAAAAACAGAGATTGGGAAAGGATTTACAAAAAATTTAGGATACAACAGTATCGGTTATCCTGAAAATATAAGCTTACAGTTAGACGGAGGTTTCAATACGAAAGTATTTGGAAAAGATCTGGGAGTAATTGCTGTTTTAAACTACACGAACAACAAAAGGAGAACCGAGTCTACCAACCGTTTCTTTACCATCAACGACCAGCTTGCTGATACCAACTTCGATTATTTTACAGAAAAATACAGCAATGATATTATTTTAGGAGGAATGCTGAACCTGGCTTTAAAGCTGAACAGCAACAATAAAATTTCCCTAAAGAATATCATCACGAATAATACCGTGAACCACATGTCCTTCAGAACTGGTAAGGACTTTGAATTTGATCCGATCAACGGTACCAATATCATGGCAAGGGAAATCGGATTTAAAGAAACTACTTTCTATAATTCTACCCTTACCGGTAACCACAAAATAGATATTCTTGGCGGCCTTACGGTAAACTGGTACGGAAGCTTCGGGATTCTTGATCAGTACATTCCTTTGCTGCAGCGTTTGCAGTATAACCAGTACACCAACATGACCGGAAGTCCTTATTTAGCATTGATTTCCAATGGTCTTTCTCAAAAATCAGGAAGTGTATTCTACTCTACTTTAAGTGATTACCTGTATAATGCAGGGGGTGATATCTCCAAAACATTTACGATGTTTGGTCAAAAGCAAACGATTAAGGGAGGGTATTTATTCCAGGTAAAAGACAGAATATACAACTCAAGACCATTCTCTGTAAGACTTGAAAACTTCAACCAGGGATTACTTTCCCAGCCTTTCGAAACCATTTTCAATCCTGAGAATTTCGGAGGTAACGGCGGATTTACATTTGATGAAATTGCAGGAAACCAGTACAGATATATTGCGAATACGATCCTTAACGCAGGATATTTACAGTTTGACAATAACTTTACCCCATGGTTAAGAGCTGTTTGGGGATTAAGGGTTGAAAACTTTGACCAATTGGTGGGAAGCACAAAGAAAAGTGACGACCGTTTTGTGAACACCCGTGTTACAGACTTTTTACCTGCTGTAAACTTAACATTCAAGGTAAATCCTAAAATGAATATCCGTGTTGCAGGTTCACAAACTGTGGTAAGACCGGAATTCAGAGAGGTTTCTCCTTTAGCTTATTATGATTTTGACCTTGGCGCTACTGTAATCGGTAATAAATCTATTGAAAGAACTAAAATCACGAGTGCTGACGTTCGTTGGGAATATTACCCAAGAAACGGAGAAATTATCTCTGTGGCAGGTTTCTATAAAAACTTTAAAAAGCCTATCGAATTATACTTCAACCAGTCTGGGGTAGGAACCAGTAATACCTTCAACTACCTTAACGTAGATAAAGCTGATGCTTATGGGGTAGAATTGGAAGTAAGAAAAAAACTGGATTTTGTAAGTGCGCTTAAAAACTTTACGCTGGGTGGAAACGTAGCTTTAATCAAAAACAAAGTAACAGACGAAGCTACTAAGATTGACAGACCAATGCAGGGGCAATCTCCATACACGGTGAATGTAAGCCTTCAGTACGATACTGAAAAATCCGGATGGTCTTCTACCGTATTGTTCAACATGATCGGGAGAAGAATCCTTTATGTAGGAAACGATCAGGTACCACCAATCTGGGAAGCACCAAGACCGCTTCTTGACTTCCAGCTTGCTAAAAAAATATGGAACAATAAAGGAGAGATCAAGCTGAATGTTTCAGATATCCTGAACCGTCGTGCTAAATTCTACCATGACCTGAATGACAACGGTAAGTATGACAGCAAAGATGCTCTTGCCATTGAAAGACTTTCAGGAACCAATATCAGTGTAACACTGGGATACAATTTTTAA